The window CAGTATGCATATTAAGAAGGAAGTCCTAAAATGTGCTGGAGACACTGTTTCCTAAATATAAAGTATACTACAGCAAATGTCGTGGCATTAAATGTTTAGCATTAGTGAGGTTGACATACAGCCGCTGTAATAAAAGGTCTAAAACATAACGTATCTTTAAACTAACAGAAGCTGAACCTGAAAGCGAGGACATCACAATTGAGTATCCAAAAATAGAAAACTCCCCTCATATAAATCCTGTTGTCTTCATCAGAGAACCACAGAACGCTCCACTTCGCTCCCCATCGTTTTAGGACGGTTATCTATTTAAGGCCTAAAGGGCTCAgactttgtttagtttttctctCCTATTCTGTTAACCGTGTGCAAGTTTTGTTTTACTTACTGTATATTCAGTTTAGTCGTGCCACTTGGAGATGCTTTACTTTTTCCTCATTCTAATCTAAATTCCAAATATATCTGAGTACATACGTTTATTAAAACTCAATCTCGTACACGCTGCTGACATTCTAAAGATAAATGCAGACGCTGATTGGGTGGATTGTCCCACATTACTTTCAAGTTTTTAGTATCAAGCTCAATCACACTTGATTTCAGGCTGTAATTCATAGATTCAGCAAGGTGTAATTTGTATCAAATTGAGTTGTATAACTCAAACATATTTCTGATTGGCTTATTACGCTACAATACCGTGAACCAAAAGTGTCGTCTCTTGCTGCATGTTTTAGAAGCGCTGCAGCTTTTCTAaagttgtacctttttttttttggttataCTGATGTACTTTCCGGCGTTTCCCTTTTCAGAAAACTAGACCAAAAACAAAGCCGTTCATTCAGCGCGGCGAGGCCCCGTACAGGAAGCAAGAGGCACAGCGGCGGCCCTACGGGCAGCCGGATCCTCCGAGCGGTCACAACGCCACAGCGGTCAGGAGACCGTTTCAGCTGCGGCGGCGGTGAGAACACCTTTCTCAAACACGCAAGATTCCGCTTGAAGATTTTAATGTCAAATGGGCGAAGTGGAATGAAGACTCGTGTGAATGAGACGGATGATGTGGTTTACTGTGTATGCAGCATCGCACACAGGGCAGCCGTATTTCAATTCTGTTTTGTCGTGGCACTCGTGCAGGCCAATGCCGCTAGTCCAGCAGACTCGGAGGGAAGCGCGCCAGGCGATATTTCTTTTTCACAGAGGACTCAAGGTACATGATGGGTTACGAGTGACATGGAGAGTCCTAATCCAAATCCAGGCATTCTACTTTGTTTATTCCTCGTGTCCATTGGTCCATGTTACAGGTACAGGCCCAGGTGCAAAAGTCCAATCCTCACATTCCTCCAGTCCGAACTCGGCAGTGAGTATTGTTCGAGCTCGGTCTAATTTTGCTCAATTTTGTTAAAATGCCTAATTACCCTCATGAGTCACAGGCAAGTGTGACATTAAGCAAATTACACTGCTATCCATCATTTGGGGTGGGGAAAAGACAGATCTTTGCCATTTCGTGGTCTGTGATGCTAAACAACTGTTCGGTTCTTCCCCCAGGTGGCGCTCATCAGCAACCAGTGAGGGGATCTTGACCGTTTCCATTGACAACCCCACAGCCAGGACTCAGCCAGAGTAAATATCTGAATCCCTACACTACACACAGGATTTAGACATTTCTCATTTATTCCTAAAGAAGTGTAGCTATACTGTATGTTTACTGGTATATTGTGTAACGCACACTAACAAGTACTTTTGGAaatatgcgtgtgtgttaggACTTTCACACCCAAGACCACCGACTGACTTGACTTGTTCGCAGGCCGCCCTCCGCTTGGACCCTGCACCCCCCAGCAGCCGTCCCTGCTACGGTGAAGATGGAAGTAGTGGAGAAGAAAATCCCCAAAGGAGTGCCACTGCAATTTGACATCAACAGTGTTGGGAAACCGGTGAGCTCTTTTTAATAGACACGTACATTCCTCGCACGGCCTCAAAGATTACTCCATAAAGTGTTTCAGCAACTCTCGTGTACTTTTCTTTCCACAGCAAACATCAATCACTCTAAATGAGCGATTCCGCGTCCTTAAAGATCAGCGCGCCACCACTGCACAAAGTGGCAAGGGCAGCCGGTTCGTCACCGTTGGTTAGCCGCCAAGAAAAGCCCGACGAGTAATACTCAAGGCGCCCGTTTGTTCTGCTTGGAGCCACTGTGAGCCACACCTTTCTGATGGGATGTGCTGACCCACCTTACTTACGGGAGGATGACAGCGGGGCACCAGCACAACATGCACAATTGTGAATTGAGTCCCAATTCACTTCCATGTTATTTTACTCCACTGTTTATATCGTGGACGTCCTTTACTGTGCAAGGACcaggaccacccccccccccccctaggaCATGGGACTGTTGATGCACCATGAAGACTGCTCAAAAGTATTGTTTCAGAGGAACGCTATGCATTTGTTTTAGGTGGCACATATGGTTTAAAGACATAGgaattgtttttatgtttgttcAATAAATGAGTTTCTCCTTTTTAAAGCTTCAGTTTAGTTTGACGCTAAAGTCTTGTCTGGTCCGACAAACTAAATATATCACAAGTTAACTTTCTGTGGGTTATGAATGGT is drawn from Gasterosteus aculeatus chromosome 3, fGasAcu3.hap1.1, whole genome shotgun sequence and contains these coding sequences:
- the LOC120815696 gene encoding UAP56-interacting factor isoform X2, with product MNKGVFTAARGRRPAVPDKVDMSLDDIIRLNKKEQQSKRRQAPANRRPVKRTGRFPQARGVASRPTGAVQRAGGGVPRGGAAAAKLRIRRVPPPPGRRRGQGVITGLAARRPAALLKRLGTINRAGVGQKTRPKTKPFIQRGEAPYRKQEAQRRPYGQPDPPSGHNATAVRRPFQLRRRPMPLVQQTRREARQAIFLFHRGLKVQAQVQKSNPHIPPVRTRQWRSSATSEGILTVSIDNPTARTQPEPPSAWTLHPPAAVPATVKMEVVEKKIPKGVPLQFDINSVGKPQTSITLNERFRVLKDQRATTAQSGKGSRFVTVG
- the LOC120815696 gene encoding UAP56-interacting factor isoform X1 produces the protein MNKGVFTAARGRRPAVPDKVDMSLDDIIRLNKKEQQSKRRQAPANRRPVKRTGRFPQARGVASRPTGAVQRGGGVPRGGAAAAKLRIRRVPPPPGRRRGQGVITGLAARRPAALLKRLGTINRAGVGQKTRPKTKPFIQRGEAPYRKQEAQRRPYGQPDPPSGHNATAVRRPFQLRRRPMPLVQQTRREARQAIFLFHRGLKVQAQVQKSNPHIPPVRTRQWRSSATSEGILTVSIDNPTARTQPEPPSAWTLHPPAAVPATVKMEVVEKKIPKGVPLQFDINSVGKPQTSITLNERFRVLKDQRATTAQSGKGSRFVTVG